GATTAAGGTGATTGACCATTATGGTAAGGATGTACAATTGGGCTATATTTCAAACCGGGTCAATTCCTACTCGATGGATCCACAGACCTGGGATTTGGTTGACCGGGTTTATAATAGAGTTTTACAAACTGGTGCTATTGTTTATTACAATAAAATGATGTCGATTAACGCTAGTCTGGAAAAAAGATTCACACCAATTAAGATAAAGCGATGCCGGACTTTAAAAGAAGCTATAGAATGGACATTATCTAAACAAGAACCTAAAGCTTAAAATTCAAAGGTTTTTCCATCTTCAGCCAATTGTACACTTTCAAAAACTTCTTGAGCCTCTTCTTTAAAGTATTTTAAGCTAGCATATCGCGTTGAATAATGACCAAGAACCAAGGTTTTAATGTTAGCTTTTTTTGCAATAGTAGCGGCTTGTTGTGCTGTTGAATGTTTAGTTTTCACAGCCAAATGCTCATGCTCGTTTAAAAACGTAGACTCATGATATAATACATCGGTGTTTTTAATTAGCGGTACAATATCTTCTTTGTACTTCGTATCGCTACAAAAAGCATAGCTTTTTGGCTTTGGCCCTGGATATGTTACCGTTTCGTTTTTTATAACTACGCCATCTTCATTTTCAACATCAAAGCCTTGGGTGAGTTTACGGTAATAGGCCACGTTGATATTGGCCTTTTCAGCAGCCTTTACGTCAAGCTTTCTCAAACCTTCCTTTTCCTTAAATAGGTAACCATTGGTATATACCCTGTGATTTAGAGGAATGGTACGCACTTCTACTTTGTCATCTTCAAAAATAAGTTCTGATTCTTTTGAAGTCAGCTCATGAAAAATCAGATTATAATTAGTCCACGAATCTGCTAATTTCATCTGAAGCGTTACAACTTCCTTTATGCCTTTAGGGCCATAAATATGCAAATCGGCCTCTCGCGTGAGCAAGCGAAACGTTGAAATTAACCCCACCAGTCCGAAAAAATGATCACCGTGCAAATGCGATATAAAAATGTGTTTGATACGATTGAATTTAATTTTATGTCTGCGCAATTGCACTTGTGTACCTTCACCACAATCAATTAAAAACATATGGTTATTGATTTCTAAAACTTGGGACGTGGTATTGTTTAAAGTTCGTGGTGTGGCACTGTAACAGCCTAAAATGGTTAATTTCATATTGTAAGCTGTTTATAGTTTAATGAATCATGAATAGTAAATTTACTTTTAAACGAAAAAGCAAAAGGTGTTTCTCCATGTTTGTTTAGGTAATCCAGTCGGTTTTTGGCATCTTGAAAAGTAGGATTATAACCCGCGGGAACGAACCAAAACGCCATATGTGCCATCTTAACTTTATTAAACCATTCTTTTTTACGTTTTAAAACTTTAATGTGGTTGGATTTATAAATGTAGTTAAATAAAGCTTCAGGAGTTTCCCAAACAGATATGTTTATCAGTAATTTATCGTTATTAAAAACACGAACGGCCTCTTCTTTATCTTCGTCTTTCAGACGCCAAATAAATCCTGGGCTGTTATCGGCTATGGCATTTATCCGATCAACATTTTTAACAAAATCTTGCATTATGGGGTCGTCCATAGACGCTAAACGCTCTGCTATATTTACTTGTGCAAGATGGCTATTACTCATGTTAAAATCCTAAATCGCGCTCCATTTCTTCCATATCTATAATGTCATAAGCCTCCTGCAAAGTGGGCACGACAACAATTTCATCAGGAGCACTATCTAAATCTATTTTATTGGTTACAATAACAAAAGATTGTTTTGATGCTCGGTGCGTATTAGAAATTTGCAAAAACTCTACGATATCGCTTAACCCTAAGGTATTTAAAGACGTTAACACAACTATAATGTTACTGTTTTTAAGCTTTGCGTAATTATTCTGAAGATTTCTTACCAATTCTACCACTGTAGCCTTTTCTTGCGTAATGATAGAAACATTTTCGTTTTGGTCTATAATCATAACCTACTGTTTTATTTTTGAAGCCAGTAAATAAATAACGGCCATCCTAACGGCAACACCATTTTGCACTTGATCTAATATAATAGATTGGTTTGAATCGGCAACGTCACTGGTTATCTCAACACCTCTATTTATTGGTCCAGGGTGCATTATGGTAATCTCTTTATCTAAAGAATCCAATAATTCTTTGCTTACCCCAAACTGCTGGGTGTACTCGCGTGTGGATGGAAAATAACTAATGTCCATACGCTCATTTTGAACACGGAGCATATTAGCTACATCGCACCAATTTAGGGCTTTACGCAAATCGGTTTCAACCTTTACACCAAGATTTCCAATGTATTTTGGCAATAGTGTTTTAGGGCCACATACCATCACCTCTGCTCCTTGCAACTGCAAGGCAAAAATGTTTGACAGCGCTACCCTACTGTGCAAAATATCGCCAACAATCACCACTTTTTTTCCTTTAACTTCGCCTAATTTTTCCCGAATGGAATAAGAATCAAGCAAGGCTTGTGTGGGGTGTTCATGCGCACCATCACCAGCATTGATAATTCGTGCATTGATGTGTTTTGACAAAAATACGCCTGCGCCAGGATTGGGATGCCGCATGACTACCATATCGACTTTCATCGAAAGGATATTATTTACCGTATCGATAAGCGTTTCTCCCTTTTTTACTGAAGACTGCGCCGACGAAAAATTCAACACATCGGCCGATAGGCGTTTCTCTGCCAACTCGAACGATAGTTTAGTACGGGTAGAGTTTTCAAAAAATAGATTAGCTATTGTAATATCTCTAAGCGACGGTACTTTTTTAATGGGTCTATTAATCACTTCCTTAAAGTGATCAGCTGTTTCAAAAATAAGTTGAATATCTTTTTGATTAAGATATTTTATCCCTAATAAGTGATCTACACTTAATTCGCTCATTGGTTATTATTTTTCAATTAAGTAAACCGAATCTTCCTTATCGTGTTCTTCCCAGTTCACTTTAACTTTTTCTTCATTAATTACATCTACCTGTCGCCCCCTGTAATCTGGTTGAATGGGCAAATGCCTGCTAAAACGACGGTCTATAAGTGTTAATAGTTCAATTTCATTTGGTCTACCAAATGATTGAATAGCCGTTAAGGCCGCCCTGATACTGCGACCAGTGTACAGAACATCATCAATAAAAACAATGTTTTTATCCTCAACCAAAAAATTTATGTTTGTTTTGTTGGCTTCAAGTGGTTTATCGCCACGCCTAAAATCGTCTCTAAAAAAGGTAATGTCTAAATATCCCAATTGGATATTTTTAACTTTATAATCTTCCCTTAAAATTTTCGCTAATCTATCGGCTAAAAACACGCCACGAGGTTGCAAACCAATTAAAACGGTATCGTTAAAGTCGTTGTGTTTTTCAATAAGTTGACAAGCCAAACGGTGAAGAATGATGTTTACCTCTTTTGCGTTAAGTAAAACTTTTTGACTCATATTTAATCCAAACGTATCTGGTAAGCAAAGGTAGTGCAAAAAATTAGAAGTTGAAACCATAGTATAAAAAAAGCCCCGCATTTCTGCGAGGCTTTTAAGATTATCATTTAGGGAAAATTATTTCTTCCCGTCCATTTTATCTTTAAGTGCTTGTAAAGCGTCGTTAGCATCACCTAAAGTTGGTTTTGCTTCTGCAGCAGCAGCTTCAGCTTTTTTAGCAGCTTGTTTTACAATCTTAGCTTCTTCAGCTTTAAAGACAGCAGTATGAGAGGCTACAACACGTTTAAATTCTTTGTTGAATTCAATGATTTTAAACTCAGCTTTCTCTCCTTTTTTAAGTTTACTTCCGTCTTCTTTCTCTAAGTGACGCGCCGGTACAAAAGCAACGATATCTTCGTTAAACTCTACTGTAGCACCTTTGTCAACGATTTCAGCAATTTCAGCTTCGTGCGTTGTGTTTAAAGCAAACTCAGTTTCGTACTTGTCCCAAGGGTTTTCTGTTGTTTGTTTGTGACCTAAACTTAGTTTACGTCCTTCAACATCCAACTCAAGAACCACAACGTCTAACTTATCGCCTACGTTACAGAACTCAGATGGGTGTTTAATTTTCTTGGTCCAAGATAAATCAGAGATATAAATCAACCCGTCGATACCCTCTTCTAATTCAACAAAAACACCAAAATTTGTAAAGTTACGTACAATACCAGTGTGCTTAGAACCAACTGGGTATTTTGCTGTAATATCAGTCCATGGGTCTGGAGTCAATTGCTTAATACCAAGCGACATTTTACGATCTTCCCTGTCTAAAGTTAAGATAACTGCTTCAACCTCGTCTCCAACAGAAACGAAATCTTGAGCAGAACGCAAGTGCGTAGACCAAGACATTTCAGAAACGTGAATTAAGCCTTCAACACCATCAGCAACTTCGATAAATGCACCGTAATCTGCGATCACAACAACTTTACCTTTTACTTTGTCACCAACTTTCACCTCTTCAGCAAGTGCTTCCCAAGGGTGTTTGCTCAATTGTTTTAAACCTAATTGGATTCTTGATTTATCTTCATCAAAATCAAGGATTACCACATTAAGTTTTTGGTCTAATTCAACGATTTCGTTCGGATGGTTAATACGAGACCAAGAAAGGTCTGTAATATGTATTAATCCATCTACGCCACCAAGGTCGATAAATACACCATAAGACGTGATGTTTTTAACCACACCTTCTAGTACTTGACCTTTTTCTAACTGACCAATAATTTCTTTCTTTTGCTCTTCAATATCTGCTTCGATAAGCGCTTTATGAGAAACTACTACGTTTTTGAATTCATGGTTGATTTTCACCACTTTGAATTCCATAGTTTTGTTTACATATTGATCGTAATCTCTAATTGGCTTCACGTCAATTTGAGAACCTGGTAAGAAGGCTTCGATTCCAAATACATCTACAATCATACCTCCTTTAGTTCTGCATTTTACAAAACCGTTTACGATTTCGCCAGTTTCGTGTGCTTTGTTTACACGATCCCAAGCTTTGATTACACGCGCTTTTCTGTGAGACAATACCAATTGACCAGTTGCATCTTCGCGAACGTCAATTAATACCTCTACTTTATCGCCTACTTTTAAATCTGGGTTGTAACGGAACTCATTTAAAGA
This genomic stretch from Flavobacteriaceae bacterium GSB9 harbors:
- a CDS encoding aspartate carbamoyltransferase catalytic subunit yields the protein MSELSVDHLLGIKYLNQKDIQLIFETADHFKEVINRPIKKVPSLRDITIANLFFENSTRTKLSFELAEKRLSADVLNFSSAQSSVKKGETLIDTVNNILSMKVDMVVMRHPNPGAGVFLSKHINARIINAGDGAHEHPTQALLDSYSIREKLGEVKGKKVVIVGDILHSRVALSNIFALQLQGAEVMVCGPKTLLPKYIGNLGVKVETDLRKALNWCDVANMLRVQNERMDISYFPSTREYTQQFGVSKELLDSLDKEITIMHPGPINRGVEITSDVADSNQSIILDQVQNGVAVRMAVIYLLASKIKQ
- the rpsA gene encoding 30S ribosomal protein S1; the protein is MAENEKQAEVEATEAKTAEAPVVSEAQKNPEKFLKEFNWHNYQEGIDEVDDKQLQEFEKLVAENFVDTLDDEVVTGEVVHITDRDAIIDINAKSEGVISLNEFRYNPDLKVGDKVEVLIDVREDATGQLVLSHRKARVIKAWDRVNKAHETGEIVNGFVKCRTKGGMIVDVFGIEAFLPGSQIDVKPIRDYDQYVNKTMEFKVVKINHEFKNVVVSHKALIEADIEEQKKEIIGQLEKGQVLEGVVKNITSYGVFIDLGGVDGLIHITDLSWSRINHPNEIVELDQKLNVVILDFDEDKSRIQLGLKQLSKHPWEALAEEVKVGDKVKGKVVVIADYGAFIEVADGVEGLIHVSEMSWSTHLRSAQDFVSVGDEVEAVILTLDREDRKMSLGIKQLTPDPWTDITAKYPVGSKHTGIVRNFTNFGVFVELEEGIDGLIYISDLSWTKKIKHPSEFCNVGDKLDVVVLELDVEGRKLSLGHKQTTENPWDKYETEFALNTTHEAEIAEIVDKGATVEFNEDIVAFVPARHLEKEDGSKLKKGEKAEFKIIEFNKEFKRVVASHTAVFKAEEAKIVKQAAKKAEAAAAEAKPTLGDANDALQALKDKMDGKK
- a CDS encoding ribonuclease Z, translating into MKLTILGCYSATPRTLNNTTSQVLEINNHMFLIDCGEGTQVQLRRHKIKFNRIKHIFISHLHGDHFFGLVGLISTFRLLTREADLHIYGPKGIKEVVTLQMKLADSWTNYNLIFHELTSKESELIFEDDKVEVRTIPLNHRVYTNGYLFKEKEGLRKLDVKAAEKANINVAYYRKLTQGFDVENEDGVVIKNETVTYPGPKPKSYAFCSDTKYKEDIVPLIKNTDVLYHESTFLNEHEHLAVKTKHSTAQQAATIAKKANIKTLVLGHYSTRYASLKYFKEEAQEVFESVQLAEDGKTFEF
- a CDS encoding ribonuclease Z is translated as MIIDQNENVSIITQEKATVVELVRNLQNNYAKLKNSNIIVVLTSLNTLGLSDIVEFLQISNTHRASKQSFVIVTNKIDLDSAPDEIVVVPTLQEAYDIIDMEEMERDLGF
- a CDS encoding DUF3291 domain-containing protein, which produces MSNSHLAQVNIAERLASMDDPIMQDFVKNVDRINAIADNSPGFIWRLKDEDKEEAVRVFNNDKLLINISVWETPEALFNYIYKSNHIKVLKRKKEWFNKVKMAHMAFWFVPAGYNPTFQDAKNRLDYLNKHGETPFAFSFKSKFTIHDSLNYKQLTI
- the pyrR gene encoding bifunctional pyr operon transcriptional regulator/uracil phosphoribosyltransferase PyrR, translated to MSQKVLLNAKEVNIILHRLACQLIEKHNDFNDTVLIGLQPRGVFLADRLAKILREDYKVKNIQLGYLDITFFRDDFRRGDKPLEANKTNINFLVEDKNIVFIDDVLYTGRSIRAALTAIQSFGRPNEIELLTLIDRRFSRHLPIQPDYRGRQVDVINEEKVKVNWEEHDKEDSVYLIEK